In Streptomyces sp. NBC_00483, a single window of DNA contains:
- the zwf gene encoding glucose-6-phosphate dehydrogenase: MSSTAWQNPLRDPRDRRLPRVAGPSGLVIFGVTGDLSRKKLMPAVYDLANRGLLPPGFSLLGFARREWEDQDFAQVVHDSVKEHARTPFREEVWQQLADGMRFIPGDFDDDTAFKQLRESVDELDEKRGTSGNYAFYLSVPPKFFPKVVQQLKKHGLADAPEGSWRRAVIEKPFGHDMESARDLNAIVHDVFSPEQVFRIDHYLGKETVQNILALRFANQMYEPIWNRSYVDHVQITMAEDIGIGGRAGYYDGIGAARDVIQNHLLQLLALTAMEEPAAFDAESLVNEKLKVLKSVRLPDDLEKSTVRAQYAAGWQGGEKVPGYLQEDGIDRASKTDTYAAVKLGIDNRRWAGVPFYLRTGKRLGRRVTEIAVVFQRAPHSPFDHTATEELGQNAIVIRVQPDEGMTVRFGSKVPGTSMEIRDVSMDFAYGESFTESSPEAYERLILDVLLGDANLFPRTEEVEESWRILDPIEENWDKVGRPAQYASGSWGPKEADEMLARDGRSWRRP; this comes from the coding sequence GTGAGCTCCACCGCTTGGCAGAACCCGCTGAGGGACCCCCGCGACCGCCGTCTGCCGCGCGTCGCGGGCCCCTCCGGGCTCGTCATCTTCGGCGTCACGGGCGACCTGTCCCGCAAGAAGCTGATGCCGGCCGTCTACGACCTCGCCAACCGCGGCCTGCTGCCGCCGGGCTTCTCGCTCCTCGGCTTCGCCCGCCGCGAGTGGGAGGACCAGGACTTCGCGCAGGTCGTCCACGACTCGGTCAAGGAGCACGCCCGCACCCCCTTCCGCGAGGAGGTCTGGCAGCAGCTCGCCGACGGCATGCGCTTCATCCCCGGCGACTTCGACGACGACACCGCGTTCAAGCAGCTGCGCGAGTCCGTCGACGAGCTCGACGAGAAGCGCGGCACCAGCGGCAACTACGCGTTCTACCTCTCCGTACCGCCGAAGTTCTTCCCCAAGGTCGTGCAGCAGCTCAAGAAGCACGGCCTCGCGGACGCGCCCGAGGGATCCTGGCGGCGCGCCGTCATCGAGAAGCCGTTCGGCCACGACATGGAGTCGGCACGCGACCTGAACGCGATCGTGCACGACGTGTTCTCGCCCGAGCAGGTCTTCCGCATCGACCACTACCTCGGCAAGGAGACCGTCCAGAACATCCTGGCGCTCCGCTTCGCCAACCAGATGTACGAGCCCATCTGGAACCGGTCGTACGTGGACCACGTGCAGATCACGATGGCCGAGGACATCGGCATCGGCGGCCGCGCCGGCTACTACGACGGCATCGGCGCCGCCCGCGACGTCATCCAGAACCACCTGCTCCAGTTGCTCGCCCTCACGGCGATGGAGGAGCCGGCCGCGTTCGACGCCGAGTCGCTGGTCAACGAGAAGCTCAAGGTCCTCAAGTCCGTACGGCTCCCCGACGACCTGGAGAAGTCCACGGTCCGCGCGCAGTACGCGGCCGGCTGGCAGGGCGGCGAGAAGGTCCCCGGCTACCTCCAGGAAGACGGCATCGACCGGGCGTCGAAGACCGACACCTACGCGGCCGTGAAGCTGGGCATCGACAACCGCCGCTGGGCGGGCGTCCCGTTCTACCTGCGCACCGGCAAGCGCCTCGGCCGCCGCGTCACCGAGATCGCCGTCGTCTTCCAGCGCGCCCCGCACTCCCCGTTCGACCACACCGCCACCGAGGAACTCGGCCAGAACGCGATCGTCATCCGCGTTCAGCCGGACGAGGGCATGACGGTGCGCTTCGGATCCAAGGTGCCGGGTACGTCGATGGAGATCCGCGACGTGTCCATGGACTTCGCTTACGGCGAGTCGTTCACCGAGTCCAGCCCGGAAGCGTACGAGCGGCTGATCCTGGACGTGTTGCTGGGCGACGCCAACCTCTTCCCGCGCACGGAAGAGGTCGAGGAGTCCTGGCGCATCCTCGACCCCATCGAGGAGAACTGGGACAAGGTCGGCAGGCCCGCCCAGTACGCCTCGGGCAGCTGGGGCCCGAAGGAAGCGGACGAGATGCTCGCACGAGACGGACGGAGCTGGCGCAGGCCATGA
- the tal gene encoding transaldolase yields MSNAVAPLKSLSDEGVSIWLDDLSRTRIESGNLAELIATQHVVGVTTNPSIFQAAIGKGEGYEEQLADLAVRKVTVDEAVRMMTTQDVRAAADILRPVYDATQGRDGRVSIEVDPRLAHNTEATIAEAKQLAWLVDRPNVMIKIPATLAGLPAITEVIGLGISVNVTLIFSLDRYQAVMDAYLAGLEKAHERGIDLATIHSVASFFVSRVDAEIDKRLDKIGTDESASAKGKAALANARLAYEAFEQAFGTERATKLEAAGANKQRPLWASTGVKDPAYKDTLYVDELVAPGTVNTMPEGTLKATADHGEITGDTITGRYEQARVELAAVDALGISLDEVTQQLEDEAVAKFEIAWNDLLSTVSSRLTEAESK; encoded by the coding sequence ATGAGCAACGCCGTCGCACCCCTCAAGTCGCTGTCCGACGAAGGCGTTTCCATCTGGCTGGACGACCTGTCCCGCACCCGCATCGAGTCCGGCAACCTCGCAGAGCTCATCGCGACCCAGCACGTCGTGGGCGTCACCACGAACCCCTCGATCTTCCAGGCCGCCATCGGCAAGGGCGAGGGCTACGAGGAGCAGCTCGCCGACCTGGCCGTCCGCAAGGTCACCGTCGACGAGGCCGTCCGCATGATGACCACGCAGGACGTGCGCGCCGCCGCCGACATCCTGCGCCCGGTGTACGACGCCACGCAGGGCCGTGACGGCCGCGTCTCCATCGAGGTCGACCCGCGCCTGGCCCACAACACCGAGGCCACCATCGCCGAGGCCAAGCAGCTCGCCTGGCTCGTCGACCGCCCCAACGTGATGATCAAGATCCCGGCGACCCTCGCGGGCCTCCCGGCCATCACCGAGGTCATCGGCCTCGGCATCTCGGTCAACGTCACGCTGATCTTCTCCCTCGACCGCTACCAGGCCGTCATGGACGCCTACCTGGCCGGCCTGGAGAAGGCCCACGAGCGCGGCATCGACCTCGCCACGATCCACTCGGTCGCCTCCTTCTTCGTCTCCCGCGTCGACGCCGAGATCGACAAGCGCCTCGACAAGATCGGCACGGACGAGTCCGCTTCGGCGAAGGGCAAGGCTGCCCTCGCCAACGCGCGTCTCGCCTACGAGGCGTTCGAGCAGGCCTTCGGTACCGAGCGCGCCACCAAGCTGGAGGCCGCGGGCGCCAACAAGCAGCGCCCGCTGTGGGCCTCCACCGGCGTCAAGGACCCCGCGTACAAGGACACCCTGTACGTCGACGAGCTGGTCGCGCCCGGCACCGTCAACACCATGCCCGAGGGCACCCTGAAGGCGACCGCCGACCACGGCGAGATCACCGGTGACACCATCACCGGCCGCTACGAGCAGGCCCGCGTCGAGCTGGCCGCCGTCGACGCGCTCGGCATCTCCCTCGACGAGGTCACCCAGCAGCTCGAGGACGAGGCCGTCGCCAAGTTCGAGATCGCCTGGAACGACCTGCTCTCCACCGTCTCCTCCCGCCTGACGGAGGCTGAGTCCAAGTGA
- the tkt gene encoding transketolase, whose amino-acid sequence MSTQTPDGLDPFEKPFEWTERDQRAVDTARLLAADSVQKVGNGHPGTAMSLAPAAYTIFQKAMRHDPADPEWTGRDRFVLSPGHTSLTLYTQLFLSGYELELDDLKAFRTQGSKTPGHPEYGHTAGVETTTGPLGQGVANAVGMAMAARYERGLFDPEAAEGASPFDHTIWAIVSDGDLEEGVSAEASSLAGHQKLGNLVFVYDDNHISIEGDTATAFSEDVLKRYEAYGWHVQRVTPTAEGDVDPKALYEALAAAKAVTDKPSIIAMRTIIAWPAPTAKNTEASHGSALGAEEIAATKRVLGFDPEQSFIVEDEVIAHTRGALDRGAEAHAAWDKQLAEWRNTNPERSATLDRVLAGRLPEGWEDALPSFETGTKVATRAASGKVLQALGPVVPELWGGSADLAGSNNTTIDKTSSFLPKGNPLAEADPYGRTVHFGIREFSMAAEMNGIALHGNTRIYGGTFLVFSDYMRNAVRMSALMQLPVTYVWTHDSIGLGEDGPTHQPVEHLAALRAIPGLNVIRPADANETAIAWREILKRGTEKPAPHGLALSRQGLPTYEANEDAAKGGYVLVEASKGTPDVVLIATGSEVQLAVAAREQLEAEGVATRVVSMPSVEWFEEQDAEYRAAVLPPSVKARVAVEAGIGLTWYRYVGDAGRIVSLEHFGASADAGTLFAEFGFTAENVADKARASLKEARALAAARA is encoded by the coding sequence ATGAGCACGCAGACACCGGACGGACTCGACCCCTTCGAGAAGCCCTTCGAGTGGACCGAACGCGACCAGCGTGCCGTCGACACCGCGCGCCTCCTGGCGGCGGACTCGGTGCAGAAGGTCGGCAACGGACACCCCGGCACCGCCATGAGCCTGGCCCCGGCCGCGTACACCATCTTCCAGAAGGCCATGCGGCACGACCCGGCCGACCCGGAGTGGACCGGCCGCGACCGCTTCGTCCTGTCGCCCGGCCACACCAGCCTTACCCTCTACACCCAGCTCTTCCTCTCCGGTTACGAGCTGGAGCTCGACGACCTGAAGGCGTTCCGCACCCAGGGTTCGAAGACGCCGGGCCACCCCGAGTACGGCCACACCGCCGGTGTCGAGACCACGACCGGTCCGCTCGGCCAGGGTGTCGCCAACGCCGTGGGCATGGCGATGGCCGCCCGCTACGAGCGCGGCCTGTTCGACCCCGAGGCCGCCGAGGGCGCCTCCCCCTTCGACCACACCATCTGGGCGATCGTCTCCGACGGCGACCTGGAGGAGGGTGTCTCCGCCGAGGCCTCGTCCCTCGCGGGCCACCAGAAGCTCGGCAACCTCGTCTTCGTCTACGACGACAACCACATCTCCATCGAGGGCGACACCGCGACCGCCTTCTCCGAGGACGTCCTGAAGCGCTACGAGGCGTACGGCTGGCACGTGCAGCGCGTCACGCCCACCGCCGAGGGCGATGTCGACCCGAAGGCCCTGTACGAGGCGCTCGCCGCCGCCAAGGCCGTCACCGACAAGCCGTCCATCATCGCGATGCGCACGATCATCGCCTGGCCGGCCCCGACCGCGAAGAACACCGAGGCCTCGCACGGCTCCGCGCTCGGCGCCGAGGAGATCGCCGCCACCAAGCGCGTCCTCGGCTTCGACCCCGAGCAGTCCTTCATCGTCGAGGACGAGGTCATCGCCCACACCCGTGGCGCCCTCGACCGCGGCGCCGAGGCGCACGCCGCCTGGGACAAGCAGCTCGCCGAGTGGCGGAACACCAACCCCGAGCGCTCCGCGACCCTCGACCGCGTGCTTGCGGGCCGCCTCCCCGAGGGCTGGGAGGACGCCCTGCCGTCCTTCGAGACCGGCACGAAGGTCGCCACGCGCGCCGCGTCCGGCAAGGTCCTCCAGGCCCTCGGCCCGGTCGTCCCCGAGCTGTGGGGCGGCTCCGCCGACCTCGCCGGCTCCAACAACACGACGATCGACAAGACCAGCTCCTTCCTCCCGAAGGGCAACCCGCTGGCCGAGGCCGACCCGTACGGCCGCACCGTGCACTTCGGCATCCGCGAGTTCTCGATGGCCGCCGAGATGAACGGCATCGCGCTGCACGGCAACACCCGCATCTACGGCGGCACCTTCCTGGTGTTCTCCGACTACATGCGCAACGCCGTCCGCATGTCCGCCCTCATGCAGCTCCCGGTCACCTACGTCTGGACCCACGACTCCATCGGTCTCGGTGAGGACGGCCCGACCCACCAGCCCGTCGAGCACCTCGCCGCGCTGCGCGCCATCCCGGGCCTGAACGTGATCCGCCCGGCCGACGCCAACGAGACCGCCATCGCCTGGCGCGAGATCCTCAAGCGCGGCACCGAGAAGCCGGCCCCGCACGGCCTGGCGCTCTCCCGTCAGGGCCTGCCGACGTACGAGGCCAACGAGGACGCGGCCAAGGGCGGTTACGTCCTGGTCGAGGCCTCGAAGGGGACCCCGGACGTCGTCCTGATCGCCACCGGCTCCGAGGTCCAGCTCGCCGTCGCCGCCCGTGAGCAGCTGGAGGCCGAGGGCGTCGCCACCCGCGTCGTGTCGATGCCGTCCGTCGAGTGGTTCGAGGAGCAGGACGCCGAGTACCGCGCCGCCGTCCTGCCGCCGTCGGTGAAGGCCCGCGTGGCGGTCGAGGCCGGCATCGGTCTGACCTGGTACCGCTACGTCGGTGACGCCGGTCGCATCGTCTCCCTGGAGCACTTCGGCGCCTCCGCCGACGCGGGCACGCTCTTCGCCGAGTTCGGCTTCACCGCCGAGAACGTCGCCGACAAGGCCCGCGCCTCTTTGAAGGAAGCACGAGCTCTCGCCGCCGCCCGCGCCTGA
- a CDS encoding helix-turn-helix domain-containing protein has product MTEQDPSQTSAHLGTAAHIRTYPFDPSASLSGVGIQVGPMGSEGPWAGGVGLSRRVHRIDFHVLLFFREGPVRHMIDFTEYEVGAGDILWIRPGQVHGFSADDAYVGTALTMQPGFLPRAIVEATGLYRYDRPPLLHPDPHQLAALDASLEQLRREYLDTVTLPLSLHTSVLRHTLTALMLRVAHVSAQAAAEAEDGKPQQDAVASAFSRFRTAVEHGFTSNHSVSAYADELGYSRRTLVRAVRAATGLTPKAFIDRRVILEAKRMLAHTELPVGRIGVAVGFADSANFSKFFQQHVGASPAGFRAEQV; this is encoded by the coding sequence ATGACGGAGCAGGACCCCTCACAGACGAGCGCACATCTGGGAACGGCGGCGCACATCCGCACCTATCCGTTCGACCCGAGCGCGAGCCTGTCCGGCGTCGGGATACAGGTCGGGCCGATGGGCTCCGAGGGTCCATGGGCGGGTGGCGTCGGGCTGTCGCGGCGCGTGCACCGCATCGACTTCCACGTCCTGCTGTTCTTCCGCGAGGGCCCCGTCCGCCACATGATCGACTTCACCGAGTACGAGGTGGGGGCCGGGGACATCCTGTGGATCCGGCCGGGGCAGGTGCACGGGTTCTCCGCGGACGACGCGTATGTCGGCACGGCGTTGACCATGCAGCCGGGCTTTCTGCCGCGGGCGATCGTCGAGGCGACGGGGCTCTACCGCTACGACCGGCCGCCGCTGCTGCACCCCGACCCGCACCAACTCGCCGCACTGGACGCCTCATTGGAGCAGTTGCGGCGCGAGTACCTGGACACGGTCACGCTGCCGCTGAGCCTGCACACGTCGGTGCTGCGGCACACCCTGACGGCCCTGATGCTGCGGGTCGCGCATGTGTCGGCGCAGGCCGCGGCGGAGGCGGAGGACGGGAAGCCGCAGCAGGACGCTGTGGCCTCTGCGTTCTCGCGGTTCCGTACGGCGGTCGAGCACGGGTTCACGTCCAACCACAGCGTCTCCGCGTACGCGGATGAGTTGGGGTACTCGCGGCGGACGCTGGTCCGTGCGGTGCGGGCGGCGACGGGGCTCACCCCGAAGGCGTTCATCGATCGGCGGGTGATTCTGGAGGCCAAGCGGATGCTTGCGCATACGGAGTTGCCGGTGGGGCGGATCGGGGTTGCGGTCGGGTTTGCGGACTCGGCGAACTTTTCGAAGTTCTTCCAGCAACACGTGGGGGCTTCGCCGGCCGGGTTTCGGGCGGAGCAGGTGTGA
- a CDS encoding YchJ family protein, whose product MSRHTPTCPCGLPSPYENCCGRYHRGDAAAPTAEALMRSRYAAFVRQDGAYLMRTWHPDTRPPGIDFGDAPRWTGLEILEAADGSAFHQHGTVTFRARYKGGELHERSRFSRVDGAWVYVDGDFIE is encoded by the coding sequence ATGTCACGTCACACCCCCACCTGTCCCTGCGGGCTCCCCTCCCCCTACGAGAACTGCTGCGGTCGCTACCACCGTGGTGACGCGGCGGCGCCCACCGCCGAGGCGCTCATGCGGTCCCGGTATGCCGCCTTCGTGCGGCAGGACGGGGCGTATCTGATGCGGACCTGGCACCCGGACACGCGGCCGCCGGGTATCGACTTCGGTGACGCGCCGCGGTGGACCGGGCTTGAGATCTTGGAGGCGGCTGACGGGTCCGCGTTTCATCAGCACGGCACCGTCACCTTCCGCGCCCGCTACAAGGGCGGAGAGCTGCACGAGCGCAGTCGGTTCTCCCGGGTGGACGGGGCGTGGGTGTACGTCGACGGGGACTTCATCGAGTAG
- a CDS encoding FadR/GntR family transcriptional regulator yields the protein MTTEGSRGLHARVLDSLGPAITAGEYPAGSVLRTDELAQRFEVSRSVMREAVRVLESMHLVASRRRVGVTVRPAEEWNVYDPQVIRWRLAGADRPRQLRSLTVLRSAVEPVAAGLAARAASAQQCAALTECALGMVATSRGQQLEAYLGHDIEFHRIVLNASGNEMFAHLGDLVAEVLAGRTHHQVMFEDPDPAAVSLHVKVAEAVREGNAQRAEELTREIAVGALHELDILAP from the coding sequence ATGACCACAGAGGGCAGCCGGGGCCTCCATGCCCGTGTACTGGACAGCCTCGGTCCCGCGATCACTGCGGGCGAGTACCCCGCGGGCAGCGTGTTGCGTACGGATGAACTCGCGCAGCGCTTCGAGGTGTCCCGCTCGGTCATGCGGGAGGCGGTGCGCGTCCTGGAGTCGATGCACCTCGTGGCCTCGCGGCGCCGGGTCGGCGTGACGGTGCGGCCCGCCGAGGAGTGGAACGTCTACGACCCGCAGGTCATCCGCTGGCGCCTCGCGGGCGCCGACCGCCCCCGCCAGCTGCGTTCGTTGACGGTGCTCCGCTCGGCGGTCGAGCCGGTCGCCGCGGGTCTGGCCGCGCGGGCCGCGAGCGCGCAGCAGTGCGCGGCGCTGACCGAGTGCGCGCTCGGCATGGTGGCGACGTCACGGGGCCAGCAGCTGGAGGCGTACCTCGGCCACGACATCGAGTTCCACCGGATCGTCCTGAACGCGTCGGGCAACGAGATGTTCGCCCACCTGGGTGACCTGGTGGCGGAGGTCCTCGCGGGCCGCACCCACCACCAGGTCATGTTCGAGGACCCGGACCCGGCGGCGGTCAGCCTGCACGTCAAGGTCGCGGAGGCGGTACGGGAGGGGAACGCGCAGCGCGCGGAGGAACTCACGCGCGAGATCGCGGTGGGCGCGCTGCACGAGCTGGACATCCTGGCACCCTGA
- a CDS encoding gluconokinase: MSTPHVVVVMGVAGTGKTTIGPLLAERLGVPYAEGDDFHPQANIDKMSAGTPLTDEDRWPWLDAIGRWAHSRAGLGGVVSSSALKRSYRDRLRAEAPGAVFVHLTGSRELIEDRMGHREGHFMPTSLLDSQFATLQPLAADEAGVAVDVAGSPEEIADRATAALAGLDSPAATA; this comes from the coding sequence ATGAGCACCCCCCACGTCGTCGTGGTCATGGGCGTGGCAGGAACCGGCAAGACAACGATCGGTCCCCTGCTCGCCGAACGACTCGGCGTTCCCTACGCCGAGGGCGACGACTTCCACCCCCAGGCCAACATCGACAAGATGTCGGCCGGCACCCCCCTGACGGACGAGGACCGCTGGCCCTGGCTCGACGCCATCGGCCGCTGGGCGCACAGCCGCGCGGGACTCGGCGGGGTGGTCTCCAGCTCCGCCCTCAAGCGCAGCTACCGCGACCGCCTGCGGGCCGAGGCCCCCGGCGCCGTCTTCGTCCACCTCACCGGCTCGCGCGAGCTGATCGAGGACCGGATGGGGCATCGCGAGGGGCACTTCATGCCCACCTCGCTCCTCGACTCGCAGTTCGCCACGCTCCAGCCGCTCGCGGCGGACGAGGCGGGCGTGGCCGTCGATGTCGCGGGATCGCCCGAGGAGATCGCCGACCGGGCCACCGCGGCCCTGGCCGGGCTCGACTCCCCCGCCGCGACCGCGTAA
- a CDS encoding GntT/GntP/DsdX family permease gives MTRLSVEMLAADTVEPITSAGHAQLGIAVLAGIAVIVLLITKFKMHAFLALTIGSLALGAFAGAPLDKVIESFSAGLGDTVAGVGVLIALGAILGKLLADSGGADQIVDTILAKAGKSGGKAMPWAMVLIAAVIGLPLFFEVGIVLLIPVVLMVAKRGNYSLMRIGIPALAGLSVMHGLIPPHPGPLVAIDAVDANLGLTLALGILVAIPTVVIAGPVFSKYAAKWVDVQAPDKMIPARASDDLEKRPSFGASVATILLPVVMMLSKALVDVIVDNPDATVQRVFDVVGNPMIALLAAVVVAMFTLGRPAGFTKGKVLSTTEKSLGPIAGVLLIVGAGGGFKGTLVDSGVGEMIMEISKDWGLPTLLLAWLIAVVIRVATGSATVATVSAAGLVAPLAADMTDTHTALLVLVIGAGSLFFSHVNDAGFWLVKEYFGLTVGQTVKTWSLMETIISVVAGALVLLLSLVI, from the coding sequence GTGACCAGACTCAGCGTCGAGATGCTGGCAGCGGACACCGTCGAGCCGATCACGTCCGCGGGCCATGCCCAGCTCGGGATCGCCGTGCTCGCGGGAATCGCCGTCATCGTCCTTCTCATCACCAAGTTCAAGATGCACGCCTTCCTGGCGCTGACCATCGGCTCGCTCGCGCTCGGCGCGTTCGCCGGTGCGCCGCTGGACAAGGTGATCGAGAGCTTCAGCGCCGGACTCGGTGACACCGTCGCCGGCGTCGGCGTACTGATCGCGCTCGGCGCGATCCTCGGCAAGCTGCTCGCCGACTCCGGCGGCGCCGACCAGATCGTCGACACGATCCTCGCCAAGGCCGGCAAGTCCGGTGGCAAGGCCATGCCGTGGGCCATGGTGCTCATCGCGGCCGTGATCGGCCTGCCGCTCTTCTTCGAGGTCGGCATCGTCCTGCTGATCCCCGTCGTCCTGATGGTCGCCAAGCGCGGCAACTACTCGCTGATGCGGATCGGCATCCCGGCCCTCGCCGGTCTGTCCGTGATGCACGGCCTGATCCCGCCGCACCCCGGCCCGCTCGTCGCGATCGACGCGGTCGACGCCAACCTCGGGCTCACGCTCGCGCTCGGCATCCTCGTCGCCATCCCGACGGTCGTCATCGCGGGCCCGGTCTTCTCGAAGTACGCGGCCAAGTGGGTCGACGTCCAGGCCCCCGACAAGATGATCCCGGCGCGCGCCTCCGACGACCTGGAGAAGCGTCCGAGCTTCGGCGCCTCCGTGGCGACGATCCTGCTGCCCGTCGTGATGATGCTGTCCAAGGCCCTGGTCGACGTCATCGTGGACAACCCGGACGCCACCGTCCAGCGCGTCTTCGACGTGGTCGGCAACCCGATGATCGCGCTGCTCGCGGCCGTCGTCGTCGCCATGTTCACCCTCGGCCGCCCGGCCGGCTTCACCAAGGGCAAGGTGCTCTCCACCACCGAGAAGTCCCTCGGCCCGATCGCGGGCGTGCTGCTCATCGTGGGCGCGGGCGGTGGCTTCAAGGGCACCCTGGTCGACTCCGGTGTCGGCGAGATGATCATGGAGATCTCCAAGGACTGGGGGCTCCCGACGCTGCTGCTCGCCTGGCTCATCGCGGTCGTCATCCGCGTCGCCACGGGTTCGGCGACGGTCGCCACGGTCTCCGCCGCCGGTCTCGTCGCGCCCCTCGCGGCCGACATGACCGACACCCACACGGCGCTGCTCGTCCTGGTGATCGGCGCGGGTTCGCTGTTCTTCAGCCACGTCAACGACGCCGGTTTCTGGCTGGTCAAGGAGTACTTCGGGCTCACCGTCGGCCAGACCGTCAAGACCTGGTCGCTCATGGAGACCATCATCTCCGTGGTCGCCGGTGCGCTGGTGCTGCTGCTGTCCTTGGTGATCTAG
- a CDS encoding cytochrome b/b6 domain-containing protein, with protein MSPRTEQLTATVRRFTRAERWVHRATAALMGVCVVTAACLYVPQLAELVGRRALVVTLHEWSGLLLPVPFLVGLVSRAFRADLGRLNRFGPHDKAWLRAVLHRRPGHRPAGKFNAGQKLWAAWLAGAVLVMLGTGLLMWFTHLAPLTVRTGSTFVHDWLALALGVVLAGHIGMAVGDPEARKGLRTGFVDRDWAAREHGEWLDEP; from the coding sequence ATGAGCCCACGAACTGAACAACTCACGGCCACCGTCCGCCGGTTCACCCGCGCCGAACGTTGGGTGCACCGCGCCACGGCCGCCCTGATGGGTGTGTGCGTCGTGACGGCCGCCTGCCTCTACGTTCCGCAGCTCGCCGAACTCGTCGGCCGCCGCGCCCTCGTGGTCACGCTGCACGAGTGGTCGGGCCTGCTGCTGCCGGTGCCGTTCCTGGTGGGCCTCGTCTCCCGCGCCTTCCGCGCGGACCTGGGCCGGCTCAACCGGTTCGGCCCCCACGACAAGGCGTGGCTCCGCGCCGTTCTGCACCGGCGCCCCGGCCACCGCCCGGCGGGCAAGTTCAACGCCGGGCAGAAACTGTGGGCGGCCTGGCTCGCCGGCGCCGTCCTGGTGATGCTAGGCACGGGCCTGCTCATGTGGTTCACGCACCTCGCCCCGCTCACCGTGCGCACCGGCAGCACCTTCGTGCACGACTGGCTGGCGCTGGCCCTCGGTGTCGTGCTCGCCGGGCACATCGGCATGGCCGTCGGCGACCCCGAGGCGCGCAAGGGCCTGCGTACGGGATTCGTGGACCGGGACTGGGCCGCGCGGGAGCACGGCGAGTGGCTCGACGAGCCGTGA
- a CDS encoding molybdopterin-dependent oxidoreductase, whose product MLGAGALTVAAAPALQHAFERVAQKDPTGLTGVLPNGGGFRYYSVAASVPHKSADTYRLKVDGLVDHPSTYTLPELRALPQTRLVRDVQCVTGWRVPHTPFEGVRLSRILDAAGVRPSAKAVRLTCFDGTYSESLTLRQARRADVLVALRMQDKDLSHAHGGPVRLYAAPMYFYKSAKWLSGITVTDDVQPGYWEERGYDVDAWVGRSNGRDDEPTN is encoded by the coding sequence ATGCTGGGCGCAGGCGCGCTCACCGTGGCCGCGGCCCCCGCCCTCCAACACGCCTTCGAGCGCGTCGCCCAGAAGGACCCCACCGGCCTCACGGGCGTACTGCCCAACGGCGGCGGCTTCCGCTACTACTCGGTCGCCGCCTCCGTCCCCCACAAGAGCGCGGACACCTACCGCCTCAAGGTCGACGGCCTGGTCGACCACCCGTCGACGTACACGCTCCCCGAACTGAGGGCGCTGCCCCAGACCCGCCTCGTCCGCGACGTCCAGTGCGTCACGGGCTGGCGGGTCCCGCACACGCCCTTCGAAGGCGTACGGCTCTCGCGGATCCTGGACGCCGCGGGGGTGCGCCCCTCCGCGAAAGCCGTACGTCTGACCTGCTTCGACGGCACGTACAGCGAGAGCCTCACGCTCCGACAGGCGCGCCGCGCCGACGTACTGGTGGCGCTGCGCATGCAGGACAAGGACCTGAGCCACGCGCACGGCGGCCCGGTACGCCTCTACGCCGCCCCCATGTACTTCTACAAGTCGGCGAAGTGGCTCTCCGGGATCACCGTCACCGACGACGTACAGCCGGGTTACTGGGAGGAGCGCGGCTACGACGTCGACGCCTGGGTCGGCCGCTCGAACGGACGCGACGATGAGCCCACGAACTGA